One genomic window of Nicotiana sylvestris chromosome 10, ASM39365v2, whole genome shotgun sequence includes the following:
- the LOC104218437 gene encoding cleavage and polyadenylation specificity factor subunit 2-like, which produces MGEDVIYAVDFNHRKERHLNGTVLQSFVRPAVLITDAFNALNNQPSRRQRDQEFLDAIEKTVNVGGNVLLPVDTAGRVLELILTLEQHWMQKQLSTPIFFLSYVASSTVDYAKSFLEWMSDSIAKSFEHTRTMIFY; this is translated from the exons ATGGGGGAGGATGTCATATATGCTGTTGACTTCAATCACCGTAAAGAAAG ACATCTGAATGGAACTGTTTTACAGTCTTTTGTCCGTCCAGCTGTTCTAATAACGGATGCGTTTAATGCTTTAAACAATCAACCCTCTAGGCGCCAAAGGGACCAAGAGTTTCTAG ATGCCATAGAAAAAACTGTAAATGTTGGGGGAAATGTATTACTTCCTGTTGATACTGCTGGTAGAGTTTTGGAGCTCATCTTGACGTTGGAACAG CACTGGATGCAAAAGCAGTTGTCGACTCCCATCTTCTTCCTCTCATATGTAGCGTCAAGTACTGTTGACTATGCGAAGAGTTTCCTTGAGTGGATGAGCGATTCAATTGCAAAATCTTTTGAGCACACTCGGACAATGATTTTCTATTAA